A region from the Corallococcus caeni genome encodes:
- a CDS encoding ImuA family protein, which produces MSAAVERSGLGVVEELRERIRQLQAAPRRALSVLRTGVDAVDALLPQGGLPLGTSVELCGEAASGRTSLALRAVASAHRELRLCAWVDGPKELYPPAAAALGVDLERLLVVRPRAFAQRVWSTVQLARSGAFTAVVLDLTHGVGAPGRPERLALTEARKLVDAAARGGTLVLLLTSPEAPADGLARLRLEARGVQGWSVELERSRGGGVGTRVVRPWRELYPEVGLEAGARMLDADVAQAGDAGPGFYRDPGDRVRNGLGILGQRPGRDAPMPSLGDALPGPSSGC; this is translated from the coding sequence ATGAGCGCGGCGGTGGAGCGGTCGGGGTTGGGGGTGGTGGAGGAGCTGCGTGAACGGATCCGCCAGTTGCAGGCGGCGCCCCGGCGCGCGCTGTCGGTGCTGCGCACGGGCGTGGACGCGGTGGACGCGCTCTTGCCGCAGGGCGGCCTGCCGCTGGGGACCTCCGTGGAGCTGTGCGGCGAGGCCGCGTCGGGGCGCACCAGCCTGGCGCTGCGCGCGGTGGCGTCCGCGCACCGGGAGCTGCGCCTGTGCGCGTGGGTGGATGGTCCGAAGGAACTCTATCCCCCCGCCGCGGCGGCGCTGGGCGTGGACCTGGAGCGGCTGCTCGTCGTGCGGCCCCGGGCCTTCGCGCAGCGGGTGTGGTCCACCGTGCAGCTCGCGCGCAGCGGCGCCTTCACGGCGGTGGTGTTGGATCTCACGCACGGCGTGGGCGCCCCGGGGCGTCCGGAGCGACTGGCGCTGACGGAGGCGCGCAAGCTGGTGGACGCGGCGGCGCGGGGCGGGACGCTGGTGCTGCTGCTGACGTCGCCGGAGGCGCCCGCGGACGGGCTCGCGCGGCTGCGGCTGGAGGCCCGGGGCGTCCAGGGCTGGTCCGTGGAACTGGAGCGCAGCCGGGGCGGGGGCGTGGGGACGCGCGTCGTGCGCCCCTGGCGGGAGCTCTACCCGGAGGTGGGGCTGGAGGCCGGGGCGAGGATGCTGGACGCGGACGTGGCGCAGGCCGGGGACGCGGGGCCGGGCTTCTACCGCGACCCGGGCGACCGCGTGCGCAACGGCCTGGGCATCCTGGGCCAGCGGCCCGGCCGCGACGCGCCCATGCCCTCGCTGGGTGACGCGCTTCCCGGGCCGTCGTCGGGCTGCTGA